CCCACGAACACAAATGAGCGGCAGACGGAAAGCGGCTCATGTCGGTACCCGTTTCAGCGACAATTTGTTCCGCCGTCCGCCGGGCCACCCCGGGAATGGTGTCCAGCCGCTCCAGGTCTTCCTCAAAAGGGAGCATCCGCCTCTTGATCTCCTCGTCCAACTGTTGAATCAGCGCGTCCAGTTCATCGACGTGCCGCAGTTGGGTTTGGAGCATCAACCGTTGGTGCGGGCCGATCAGTCCTTTGAGCGCGCGCTGGAGATCCGCTTTCTTGTTCTTCAGACGCCGAAGTGCCAACTCCGACAAGGATTCCGGATCAACGTTACCGGCTATCAGCGCTTCGATCATCGCACGCGCCGATTTGCCCAGAATATCGCTGGCTACCGACGACAGTTTGATGTTGGCGCCTTCCAGCACTTTCTGAATCCGGTTGACTTCTCGTGCCCGCTCCTCGATCAGACTACGGCGGTATCGGATCAACTCGCGAAGCTCCCGTTGATCACGTGGCGGAATGAAGCTGCCTCGGAGCAATCCATGCCGGAGCAACGAAGCGATCCACTCGGCATCCTTCACATCGGTTTTTCGTCCGGGAACATGCTTGATATGCTGCGCATTGACGACCAAGGTTTGAATCTCTTCCGTCTCCAACAGGTTATAGACGGGTTTCCAGTAGGAACCGGTGCTTTCCATGGCGGCGTGGGTGCAACCTTTGCTCTTGATCCAGTCCACCATCTGCAACAGATCGTCGGTCATGGTCGAGAATGTGCGGATTTCTTTCTCGTCCGGCGTGATAATGCAGGCCACGACCGTCTTTTTGTGGACATCCAGTCCACAGACATGGCTGTAGACGACATCCATGATGGACAATCTCCTTGCGGCTTTGTCGATTGAGGGCTGGTGCAACGACCACACATGGGCCATTCTATCCCGCGTGCTTCCCGAAGGAGCGACAATCTGTGGTGCACCTGGTCGTTGGGGTCCGTCTAAGAGTCGGGCTCGCAGCACCAAGAAACAACGACCTCCCTCCACCAGCCGCAGGAATATTGTACCGCATTCGCCCATTTTCATCATCTGCTGGTGCCGCATTAGCGGCATGGGGGTCTAA
This genomic stretch from Paenibacillus thermoaerophilus harbors:
- a CDS encoding IS110 family transposase; the encoded protein is MDVVYSHVCGLDVHKKTVVACIITPDEKEIRTFSTMTDDLLQMVDWIKSKGCTHAAMESTGSYWKPVYNLLETEEIQTLVVNAQHIKHVPGRKTDVKDAEWIASLLRHGLLRGSFIPPRDQRELRELIRYRRSLIEERAREVNRIQKVLEGANIKLSSVASDILGKSARAMIEALIAGNVDPESLSELALRRLKNKKADLQRALKGLIGPHQRLMLQTQLRHVDELDALIQQLDEEIKRRMLPFEEDLERLDTIPGVARRTAEQIVAETGTDMSRFPSAAHLCSWAGLAPGNNESAGKRKSGRTTKGNPKLRSALIEAARAAVRTKHTYLSSLYHRIAARRGANRAAVAVAHRILTIVYHLLKEKQVYNELGPHYYEERRREQMARQAIRKLEMLGYDVMVKEREQTA